Proteins from one Saccharomyces eubayanus strain FM1318 chromosome XI, whole genome shotgun sequence genomic window:
- the COY1 gene encoding CCAAT displacement transcription factor COY1 translates to MDTSVYSHALDIWAKADLTNLQKELDADVIEIKDKETQSLTSRKSLATETKKFKKLEAEEKLNHINKIIKQYQCEIDNLTQRSKFSEKVLFDVYEKLSEAPDPQPLLQSSLEKLGKIDDSKELKEKISDLEDRLAKYADYETLKSRLLDLEQSSAKTLAKRLTAKTQEINSTWEEKGRNWKEREADLVKQLTTVQDQNKALETKISRNIDIDNSEESGEYTQNNQNEMKTKIAEYNLLTQELETTQARTYQLEKRNEELSGALAKATSEAERESELHAKELKLNQLESENALLSASYEQERKSNSNTINEFKEQLNGIMAESESYKSELETVRRKLNNYSDYSKLKEELSALKKIEFGVNEDDSENENDSEGKNDNTVESSLLSANKKLQASLAEYRSKSTAQXEERAQLKKSVDQLKQKIATLEEANEKLEMDLEKLEDVGPQFNDAASMMSGVTRQMNNRTSHRISPTSSIIGIPEEGELTSLSGNQSTILPIVTKQRDRFRSRNMDLEKQVRQGNSEKGKLKLEISKLKGDNTKLYERIRYLQAYNGSATPATSKPEGVDVESQYSRVYEESLHPIANFRQNELNHYKNKKLSALEKLFLSFAKVILQNKTTRMVFLFYCIGLHGLVFMMCMYVINLSGYMTPEVGIVQSAKSSANANGGLGGVGGFAAGVDSIPGIN, encoded by the coding sequence ATGGATACGTCTGTATATTCTCATGCCTTGGATATCTGGGCCAAGGCGGATTTGACAAATCTCCAAAAGGAATTGGATGCTGATGTCATTGAGATCAAGGATAAAGAAACCCAGTCATTGACGTCGAGAAAGTCTTTGGCCACTGAGacaaagaaatttaaaaaGCTCGAAGCAGAAGAGAAGCTGAACCACATAAATAAGATTATTAAGCAATATCAATGCGAAATTGATAACCTGACACAGagatcaaaattttctgaaaaagtCCTATTTGACGTTTATGAAAAGCTTTCAGAGGCTCCTGACCCTCAACCTTTGTTGCAAAGCTCCTTGGAAAAATTAGGAAAGATCGATGACTCAAAGGaactcaaagaaaaaataagcGATTTAGAAGATAGGCTAGCCAAATACGCTGATTATGAAACTTTAAAATCAAGATTATTAGATTTGGAACAAAGCTCAGCGAAAACTTTGGCCAAAAGGCTAACAGCAAAAACTCAGGAAATAAACTCTACTTGGGAGGAGAAGGGAAGAAACTGGAAAGAGAGAGAGGCTGACTTGGTGAAACAATTAACAACTGTACAAGACCAAAATAAGGCACTAGAGACCAAAATATCTAGAAATATCGATATTGACAATAGCGAAGAAAGTGGAGAGTATACTCAGAATAATCAGAATGAAATGAAGACAAAGATTGCAGAGTACAATCTGCTAACTCAAGAATTGGAGACCACACAAGCTAGAACTTACcaattagaaaaaagaaacgaagaATTGAGTGGAGCTCTTGCAAAAGCAACCAGTGAAGCAGAAAGAGAATCTGAGCTACATGCTAAGGAGCTGAAACTCAACCAATTGGAAAGTGAGAATGCTTTGTTGAGTGCATCTTACGAACAAGAACGGAAGTCAAATTCTAATACAATTaatgaattcaaagagCAACTAAATGGCATTATGGCCGAATCTGAATCTTACAAATCAGAGCTGGAGACTGtcagaagaaaattgaacaaTTACTCCGACTATAGCAAGTTAAAGGAAGAGTTATCtgccttgaaaaaaattgagttTGGAGTAAACGAAGACGACTccgaaaatgaaaatgactCCGAAGGTAAAAATGACAATACCGTCGAATCGTCCTTACTATCAGCCAATAAAAAACTCCAGGCTTCCCTTGCGGAATACCGCTCAAAGAGTACTGCACAAGWAGAGGAACGTGctcaattaaaaaaatccgTTGACCAACTGAAGCAGAAAATTGCTACCCTAGAAGAAGCAAACGAGAAATTAGAAATGGATCTCGAAAAACTAGAAGATGTTGGTCCTCAGTTTAACGATGCTGCAAGTATGATGTCTGGTGTAACAAGACAAATGAACAATCGTACATCCCATAGAATATCACCAACAAGCTCTATTATAGGCATTCCAGAAGAAGGAGAACTAACTTCACTAAGTGGAAACCAATCCACCATTTTGCCAATAGTTACTAAACAAAGAGATAGATTCCGTTCGAGAAACATGGATTTAGAAAAGCAAGTAAGACAAGGAAACTCAGAAAAGGGCAAGCTCAAATTAGAGATCTCAAAGCTGAAGGGCGATAATACGAAGCTTTATGAACGGATYAGGTATTTGCAAGCCTATAACGGTAGTGCTACTCCAGCAACTTCAAAACCAGAAGGCGTTGACGTAGAATCTCAATATTCTAGGGTGTATGAAGAATCGCTACATCCAATTGCAAACTTCAGACAGAATGAGTTAAACCactataaaaataaaaaattatcgGCACTAGAAAAGCTATTTTTGAGTTTCGCAAAAGTCATCCTgcagaacaaaacaacacGAATggtatttttattctaCTGTATTGGCTTACATGGACTCGTATTCATGATGTGCATGTATGTGATCAATCTTAGCGGTTACATGACGCCGGAGGTGGGCATAGTACAATCGGCAAAGTCTTCTGCAAATGCTAATGGGGGACTTGGAGGAGTTGGAGGATTTGCAGCAGGTGTTGATTCGATTCCTGGCATAAACTGA
- the FAS1 gene encoding tetrafunctional fatty acid synthase subunit FAS1, which yields MDAYSTRPLTLSHGSLEHVLLVPTASFFIASQLQEQFVKILPAPTEGFAADEEPTTPAELVGKFLGYVSSLVDPSKVGQFDQVLNLCLTEFENCYLEGNDIHALAAKLLKENDTTLVKTKELIKNYITARIVAKRPFDKKSNSALFKAVSEGNAQLVAIFGGQGNTDDYFEELRDLYQTYHVLVGDLIKFSADTLSELIRTTLDAEKVFTQGLNILEWLETPSNTPDKDYLLSIPISCPLIGVIQLAHYVVTAKLLGFTPGELRSYLKGATGHSQGLVTAVAIAETDSWDSFFASVRKAITVLFFIGVRCYEAYPNTSLPPSILEDSLENNEGVPSPMLSISNLTQEQVQDYVNKTNSHLPAGKQVDISLVNGAKNLVVSGPPQSLYGLNLTLRKAKAPSGLDQSRIPFSERKLKFSNRFLPVASPFHSHLLVPASDLINKDLIKNNVSFEAKDIQIPVYDTFDGSDLRELSGSISERIVDCIIRLPVKWETTTQFKTTHILDFGPGGASGLGVLTHRNKDGTGVRIIVAGTLDINPDGDYGFKQEIFDVTSNGLKKNPNWLEEYHPRLIKNKSGKIFVETKFSKLIGRPPLLVPGMTPCTVSPDFVAATTNAGYTIELAGGGYFSATGMTAAIDSVVSQIEKGSTFGINLIYVNPFMLQWGVPLIKELRAKGYPIQFLTIGAGVPSLEVASEYIETLGLKYLGLKPGSIDAISQVINIAKTHPNFPIALQWTGGRGGGHHSFEDAHTPMLQMYSKIRRHPNIMLIFGSGFGSADDTYPYLTGEWSTKFDYPPMPFDGFLFGSRVMIAKEVKTSPDAKKCIAACTGVTDDKWEQTYKKPTGGIVTVRSEMGEPIHKIATRGVMLWKEFDETIFNLPKTKLVPTLEAKRDYIISRLNADFQKPWFATVDGEARDLATMTYEEVSKRLVELMFIRSTNSWFDATWRTFTGDFLRRVEERFTKSKTLSLIQSYSLLDKPDEALEKVFNAYPAAKEQFLNAQDIDHFLSMCQNPMQKPVPFVPILDRRFEIFFKKDSLWQSEHLEAVVDQDVQRTCILHGPVAAQFTKIIDEPIKSIMDGIHDGHIKKLLHQYYSDDESKIPAVEYFGGDSPVDVHAQVKSSASEDSAVFKATSSTDEDSWFKTLAGSEINWRRASFLCSFITQDKMFVSNPIREVFKPSQGMVVEISNGKTPSKTVITLSEPVQGQLKPTVILKLLKDNLVQMEMIENRTMDGKPVSLPLLYNYNPDNGFAPISEVMEDRNQRIKEMYWKLWIDEPFNLDFDPRDVIKGSDFEVTAKEVYDFTHAVGNNCEDFVSRPGRTMLAPMDFAIVVGWRAIIKAIFPNTVDGDLLKLVHLSNGYKMIPGAKPLQVGDVVSTAAVIESVVNQPNGKIVDVVGTLSRDGKPVMEVSSSFFYRGNYTDFENTFQKTVEPVYQMHIKTSKDIAVLRSKEWFQLDDEDCDLLNKTLTFETETEVTFKNANIFASVKCFGPIKVELPTKETVEIGIVDYEAGASHGNPVVDFLKRNGSTLEQKVNLENSIPIAVLDSYTPSTNEPYARVSGDLNPIHVSRHFASYANLPGTITHGMFSSASVRALIENWAADGVSSRVRGFTCQFIDMVLPNTALKTSIQHVGMINGRKLIKFETRNEEDVVVLTGEAEIEQPVSTFVFTGQGSQEQGMGMELYKTSKAAQDVWDRADNHFKNTYGFSILDIVINNPINLTIHFGGETGKKIRQNYAAMIFETIVDGKLKTEKIFKDIDEHSTSFTFKSATGLLSATQFTQPALTLMEKAAFEDLKSKGLIPADATFAGHSLGEYAALASLADVMSIESLVEVVFYRGMTMQVAVARDELGRSNYGMIAINPGRVATSFSQEALQYVVERVGKRTGWLIEIVNYNVENQQYVAAGDLRALDAITNVLNFIKLQKIDLIELQKSLSLEEVEGHLFEIIDEAAKKSAVKPRPLVLERGFACIPLPGISVPFHSTYLRNGVKPFKSFLKKNIIKENVKVDRLAGKYIPNLTAKPFQVTKEYFQDVYDLTGSEPIKEIIDNWEKYEQS from the coding sequence ATGGATGCTTATTCAACCAGACCATTAACTCTCTCTCACGGTTCTTTGGAACACGTGCTACTGGTTCCGACCgcttcatttttcattgctTCGCAACTACAAGAACAATTCGTCAAGATTTTGCCCGCCCCAACCGAAGGGTTTGCCGCAGACGAGGAGCCAACCACACCTGCTGAACTAGTGGGAAAATTCCTTGGCTACGTATCTTCTCTGGTCGACCCTTCCAAAGTCGGTCAATTCGATCAAGTCTTGAACCTTTGTTTGACAGAATTCGAAAACTGTTATTTGGAGGGTAACGACATTCATGCCTTGGCCGCTAAAttattaaaggaaaacgaCACAACTTTGGTAAAGACTAAAGAACTAATTAAAAACTACATCACCGCTAGAATAGTGGCCAAGAGACCATTCGACAAAAAATCGAATTCTGCTCTATTTAAGGCCGTTAGCGAGGGAAACGCACAATTAGTCGCCATCTTTGGTGGTCAAGGTAACACCGACGACTACTTCGAAGAACTACGTGATCTATATCAAACTTACCATGTCTTGGTGGGAGATCTAATTAAATTCTCCGCTGATACTTTAAGCGAACTGATTAGAACTACTTTAGATgctgaaaaagttttcacTCAAGGTTTAAACATATTAGAATGGTTAGAAACCCCTTCAAATACCCCAGACAAGGACTACTTACTATCTATTCCAATCTCGTGCCCCTTAATTGGTGTCATTCAATTGGCTCATTACGTTGTCACTGCCAAGCTATTGGGTTTCACTCCAGGTGAGTTAAGATCTTATTTGAAGGGTGCTACAGGTCATTCTCAAGGTTTGGTTACTGCTGTCGCTATAGCTGAAACAGATTCTTGGGACTCTTTCTTTGCCTCCGTAAGAAAGGCAATTACTGTACTATTCTTCATCGGTGTCCGTTGTTACGAAGCATATCCAAACACTTCCTTGCCACCATCTATCTTGGAGGactctttggaaaacaatgaaGGTGTTCCATCTCCAATGTTATCCATTTCCAACCTAACTCAAGAACAAGTTCAAGACTACGTAAATAAGACCAACTCTCATTTACCAGCAGGAAAGCAGGTTGACATTTCTTTAGTCAATGGTGCCAAGAACTTGGTCGTATCAGGCCCACCACAATCACTATATGGTTTGAACTTAACCCTAAGAAAGGCCAAGGCCCCATCTGGATTAGATCAATCAAGAATTCCATTTagtgaaagaaaattgaagttttccaaTAGATTCTTACCTGTTGCATCACCTTTCCATTCTCATTTATTGGTTCCAGCTTCCGATTTGATTAACAAAGACTTAATTAAAAACAATGTCAGTTTCGAAGCTAAGGATATCCAAATCCCAGTTTACGACACTTTTGATGGTTCAGATCTAAGAGAACTCTCGGGCTCCATCTCAGAAAGAATCGTCGACTGCATTATTAGGTTACCTGTCAAATGGGAAACTACCACACAATTCAAAACCACTCATATACTAGATTTCGGTCCAGGTGGTGCTTCTGGTCTAGGTGTCTTGACTCATCGTAATAAGGATGGTACCGGTGTTCGTATTATCGTTGCTGGTACTCTAGACATCAACCCAGACGGTGACTACGGATTCAAGCAAGAAATCTTCGACGTTACCAGCAATgggttgaagaaaaatccaaactGGTTGGAAGAATATCATCCAAGATTAATCAAGAACAAATCCGGCAAAATCTTTGTCGAAACTAAATTCTCTAAATTAATTGGTAGACCTCCTTTACTAGTTCCTGGTATGACTCCATGTACCGTTTCCCCAGATTTCGTCGCTGCTACTACTAATGCTGGTTACACCATCGAATTAGCAGGTGGTGGTTACTTCTCGGCAACTGGTATGACTGCTGCTATCGACTCTGTGGTTtcacaaattgaaaagggtTCAACTTTCGGTATCAACTTAATCTACGTCAATCCATTCATGTTACAATGGGGTGTTCCATTAATCAAAGAATTAAGAGCCAAAGGCTATCcaattcaatttttgaCCATTGGTGCCGGTGTTCCATCTTTGGAAGTTGCCAGTGAATATATAGAAACACTAGGTTTGAAGTACTTGGGTTTGAAACCAGGCTCCATCGATGCCATTTCTCAAGTCATCAACATTGCTAAAACTCATCCAAATTTCCCAATTGCCTTGCAATGGACTGGTGGTAGAGGTGGTGGTCACCATTCTTTCGAAGACGCTCATACTCCAATGTTACAAATGTACTCCAAGATTAGAAGACATCCAAACATTATGTTGATTTTCGGTTCCGGTTTCGGTTCTGCTGATGACACCTACCCATACTTGACTGGTGAATGGTCTACAAAATTCGACTATCCACCAATGCCATTTGATGGTTTCCTATTTGGTTCCAGAGTTATGATCGCAAAGGAAGTTAAGACTTCCCCTGATGCCAAGAAGTGTATTGCTGCTTGTACCGGTGTTACCGATGACAAATGGGAACAAACTTACAAGAAGCCAACTGGTGGTATTGTCACTGTTCGTTCTGAAATGGGTGAACCAATTCACAAAATTGCTACCCGTGGTGTTATGCTATGGAAAGAATTTGACGAAACAATTTTTAACTTGCCAAAAACCAAATTAGTACCAACATTGGAAGCTAAGAGAGACTATATCATTTCAAGATTAAACGCTGATTTCCAAAAGCCATGGTTTGCCACCGTTGATGGTGAAGCTCGCGATCTAGCTACCATGACTTACGAAGAAGTCTCCAAGAGATTAGTGGAACTGATGTTCATCAGATCCACCAACTCTTGGTTTGATGCCACTTGGAGAACCTTCACTGGTGATTTCCTACGTCGTGTTGAAGAACGTTTCACCAAGAGTAAGACATTGTCTTTGATTCAATCCTACTCCTTATTGGACAAGCCTGATGAAGctcttgaaaaagttttcaatgCTTATCCCGCTGCCAAGGAACAATTCTTGAACGCACAAGATATTGATCACTTTTTGAGTATGTGTCAAAACCCAATGCAAAAGCCTGTCCCATTTGTTCCAATCTTGGATCGtagatttgaaatcttcttcaagaaggATTCATTGTGGCAATCCGAGCACTTGGAAGCTGTTGTCGACCAGGATGTTCAAAGAACATGTATTTTGCATGGTCCTGTTGCTGCGCAATTCACGAAGATTATTGATGAACCTATTAAGAGCATTATGGATGGTATTCATGACGGCCACATCAAAAAGTTGTTGCATCAATACTACAGCGACGATGAATCCAAGATCCCAGCTGTTGAATACTTCGGTGGTGACAGTCCAGTTGACGTACATGCTCAAGTTAAGTCTTCTGCATCTGAAGACTCCGCTGTTTTCAAGGCAACTTCTTCTACCGATGAAGATAGTTGGTTCAAAACTTTAGCTGGATCTGAAATTAACTGGAGACGCGCAAGTTTCTTGTGCTCCTTTATCACTCAAGATAAAATGTTTGTTTCTAATCCTATTAGAGAAGTTTTCAAGCCAAGCCAAGGTATGGTTGTTGAGATTTCTAACGGAAAGACTCCATCGAAAACTGTTATCACTCTTTCAGAGCCTGTACAAGGCCAATTGAAACCAACTGTTATATTAAAATTGTTAAAAGACAACTTGGTCCAAATGGAAATGATTGAGAACAGAACCATGGATGGCAAGCCCGTCAGTTTACCATTGCTATACAACTACAACCCAGACAATGGTTTCGCTCCAATTTCTGAAGTTATGGAAGACAGAAACCAAAGAATTAAGGAAATGTACTGGAAGTTGTGGATTGATGAACCTTTCAATTTGGACTTTGATCCAAGAGACGTCATCAAGGGCAGCGACTTCGAGGTTACTGCCAAGGAAGTCTATGACTTTACCCACGCCGTCGGAAACAACTGTGAAGATTTCGTTTCCAGACCAGGTAGAACAATGTTGGCTCCAATGGATTTCgctattgttgttggaTGGAGAGCTATTATCAAGGCTATCTTCCCTAACACAGTTGATGGTGACTTATTGAAGTTGGTGCACTTGTCTAACGGTTATAAGATGATTCCTGGTGCTAAGCCATTACAAGTTGGTGACGTTGTTTCAACTGCTGCCGTGATTGAGTCCGTTGTCAACCAACCAAACGGTAAAATTGTCGATGTTGTAGGTACTTTATCAAGAGACGGTAAACCAGTAATGGAagtctcttcttctttcttctataGAGGTAACTACACCGACTTTGAAAACACCTTCCAAAAGACTGTGGAGCCTGTCTACCAAATGCATATCAAAACATCAAAGGATATTGCTGTTTTGCGTTCCAAAGAATGGTTCCAAttagatgatgaagattGCGATTTACTGAACAAGACTTTGACCTTCGAAACTGAAACTGAAGTCACTTTCAAGAACGCTAACATTTTTGCCTCAGTGAAATGTTTCGGTCCAATTAAAGTGGAATTGCCAACTAAGGAAACAGTCGAAATTGGTATTGTCGATTACGAAGCTGGTGCCTCCCACGGTAACCCAGTTGTTGACTTCTTGAAGAGAAACGGTTCCACTTTGGAACAAAAGGTCAACCTAGAAAACTCCATTCCAATTGCTGTTCTTGATTCATACACTCCAAGTACTAATGAGCCATATGCTAGGGTTTCTGGTGATTTGAACCCAATTCACGTTTCCCGTCATTTTGCTTCCTACGCTAACTTGCCAGGTACCATCACACATGGTATGTTTTCCTCCGCATCTGTTCGTGCTTTGATCGAAAACTGGGCCGCTGACGGTGTTTCATCCAGAGTTCGTGGTTTCACTTGTCAATTCATTGACATGGTCTTGCCTAACACTGCTTTGAAAACATCCATTCAACATGTTGGTATGATCAACGGGAGAAAATTGATTAAGTTTGAAACtagaaatgaagaagatgttgttgttttgacTGGTGAAGCTGAAATTGAACAACCTGTTTCTACTTTTGTCTTTACTGGTCAAGGTTCACAAGAACAAGGTATGGGTATGGAATTATACAAGACATCTAAAGCTGCCCAAGACGTTTGGGATAGAGCTGACAACCATTTCAAGAATACTTATGGTTTCTCCATTCTGGATATAGTTATTAACAACCCAATTAATTTGACAATTCATTTCGGTGGTGAAACGGGTAAAAAGATCAGACAAAATTACGCTGCCatgatttttgaaactatcGTTGATGGTAAATTGAAGactgaaaagattttcaagGACATTGATGAACACAGTACCTCTTTTACATTCAAATCTGCAACTGGTTTGTTGTCTGCTACTCAATTCACACAACCAGCTTTAACTTTAATGGAAAAGGCTGCGTTTGAGGATTTGAAGTCTAAGGGTTTGATTCCCGCAGACGCTACATTTGCTGGTCACTCTTTAGGTGAATACGCTGCCTTGGCCTCTTTAGCAGATGTTATGTCCATTGAATCTTTGGTTGAAGTTGTGTTCTACAGAGGTATGACTATGCAAGTTGCTGTTGCAAGAGATGAATTGGGTAGATCCAACTACGGTATGATTGCTATTAACCCAGGAAGGGTTGCTACATCATTTTCTCAAGAAGCTTTGCAATATGTCGTTGAAAGAGTTGGTAAGAGAACCGGATGGTTAATTGAAATTGTCAACTACAATGTTGAAAACCAACAGTACGTTGCCGCCGGTGATCTAAGAGCCTTGGACGCCATCACCAATGTTTTGAACTTCATCAAGTTACAAAAGATTGATCTAATTGAGTTGCAAAAGTCTTTgtctttggaagaagtcGAAGGTCACTTGTTCGAAATCATTGACGAAGCCGCCAAGAAATCTGCAGTTAAACCTCGCCCACttgttttggaaagagGTTTTGCTTGTATTCCATTGCCTGGTATCTCTGTTCCTTTCCATTCGACTTACTTGAGAAATGGTGTCAAACCATTCAAAAgtttcttgaagaagaacattATCAAGGAAAATGTTAAGGTTGACAGATTAGCCGGAAAGTATATTCCAAACTTGACTGCCAAGCCATTCCAAGTTACTAAGGAATACTTCCAGGACGTTTACGATTTGACTGGCTCTGAACCCATCAAGGAGATTATTGACAATTGGGAAAAGTATGAACAATCCTAG
- the RPL17A gene encoding 60S ribosomal protein uL22, with translation MARYGATSTNPAKSASARGSYLRVSFKNTRETAQAINGWELTKAQKYLDQVLDHQRAIPFRRFNSSIGRTAQGKEFGVTKARWPAKSVKFVQGLLQNAAANAEAKGLDATKLFVSHIQVNQAPKQRRRTFRAHGRINKYESSPSHIELVVTEKEEAVAKAADKKAVRLTSRQRGRIAAQKRITA, from the exons ATGGCTAGATACGGTGCTACCTCCACTAACCCTGCTAAATCCGCTTCTGCTCGTGGTTCCTACTTGCGtgtttctttcaagaacaCCAGAGAAACTGCTCAAGCTATCAACGGTTGGGAATTGACCAAGGCTCAAAAATACTTGGACCAAGTTTTGGACCACCAAAGAGCCATTCCTTTCAGAAGATTTAACTCTTCCATCGGTAGAACCGCTCAAGGTAAGGAATTTGGTGTCACCAAGGCTAGATGGCCAGCTAAGTCTGTTAAGTTCGTTCAAGGTTTGTTGCAAAATGCTGCTGCCAACGCTGAA GCTAAAGGTTTGGATGCTACTAAGTTGTTCGTTTCTCACATCCAAGTTAACCAAGCTCcaaagcaaagaagaagaactttcAGAGCTCACGGTAGAATTAACAAGTACGAATCTTCTCCATCCCACATTGAATTAGTTGTcactgaaaaggaagaagctGTTGCTAAGGCCGCTGATAAGAAGGCCGTCAGATTGACTTCTAGACAAAGAGGTAGAATCGCCGCCCAAAAGCGTATCACTGCTTAA
- the PRS1 gene encoding ribose phosphate diphosphokinase subunit PRS1, translating to MRKCKIFVGNSHPELGNMVCQRLGIEPAPCSLKKFANGETSVQIGVSVRDEDVYVIQSGSPSINDDIMELLILVSACRGGSAKKITAVIPQFPYSKQCKMKKHRGAITARMLANLLVMAGADHVVSMDLHASQMQGFFTKPVDNLYGGPSLAKWIRENVEDYEDAVVVSKNPGGTKRVTALADSLKINFAMIHTDRRRSKDLYSQNKDLQQLKLRKQSMLRKNKPIVRQGDHPNEEENIILSNGIQTARIRNGHVIGDDEADDDEDAILESDGELHSIDVMDSHGLGGTYDAVDSEDEEEVPVLYREQLITLVGNVRGRSAIILDDMIDRPGSFISAAEHLVQNCGAKKVYVVATHGIFTGDCLEELEKSDAIDTIVVTNTYPISRECIAGSKKLVTIDVSPIFAECIRRDHYGESISVLFDSLAAL from the coding sequence ATGCGTAAGtgtaaaatttttgttggtaACTCTCACCCAGAGTTAGGTAACATGGTCTGTCAAAGATTAGGTATTGAACCAGCTCCATGTtcattaaagaaatttgcaAACGGTGAAACCTCTGTTCAAATTGGTGTCTCTGTTCGTGACGAAGACGTGTATGTCATCCAATCTGGTTCTCCATCAATTAACGATGATATCATGGAATTGTTGATTTTAGTCTCTGCCTGTAGGGGCGGATctgcaaagaaaatcacAGCTGTCATTCCTCAGTTTCCTTATTCCAAGCAATGTAAAATGAAGAAGCATAGAGGTGCTATCACTGCAAGGATGTTGGCTAATCTACTGGTTATGGCCGGTGCTGATCACGTTGTGTCCATGGACCTTCATGCTTCCCAAATGCAAGGTTTTTTCACGAAACCAGTTGACAACCTATATGGAGGTCCAAGCTTAGCTAAGTGGATTAGAGAAAATGTTGAAGACTATGAAGATGCAGTAGTTGTCTCTAAGAACCCAGGCGGCACTAAAAGAGTCACTGCTCTTGCtgattctttgaagatCAACTTCGCTATGATTCATACCGATCGTCGTCGTTCTAAGGATCTGTATTCTCAAAACAAGGATTTACAACAGTTGAAATTGAGGAAGCAATCGATGTTgaggaaaaacaaacctATCGTGAGACAAGGTGATCATCCaaatgaggaagaaaacatcattCTGAGCAACGGTATCCAAACTGCTAGAATCCGTAACGGTCACGTTATCGGCGACGACGAAGcagatgacgatgaagacgCCATTTTGGAATCTGACGGTGAGCTTCATTCTATCGACGTCATGGACTCGCATGGTTTAGGCGGTACATACGACGCTGTCGACTctgaagacgaagaagaagtgcCAGTTCTTTATAGAGAACAATTAATTACATTGGTTGGTAACGTTCGTGGTCGTTCCGCCATTATTCTAGATGATATGATCGATAGACCGGGCTCTTTCATTAGTGCAGCCGAACATCTGGTCCAAAACTGTGGTGCTAAGAAGGTTTATGTTGTCGCCACCCATGGTATATTTACTGGTGACTGTTTGgaagaactagaaaaaTCCGACGCCATCGACACCATCGTTGTCACTAACACATATCCTATTTCAAGAGAATGTATAGCTGGGTCCAAGAAATTGGTCACTATTGATGTCTCTCCAATTTTTGCCGAATGTATTCGTCGTGATCATTATGGTGAAAGTATTTCGGTGCTGTTTGACTCTTTGGCAGCTTTGTAA